One genomic window of Fusarium verticillioides 7600 chromosome 2, whole genome shotgun sequence includes the following:
- a CDS encoding eukaryotic translation initiation factor 3 subunit B, whose protein sequence is MAPSFDHLREADLDDDEFNDDDIDISDLRERFEVSLEQGYDSFVVIDGLPQVTEDQKPKLVKFLLKKLNTVGKTREDLIHMPMGDDGKSFRFAFVEYSSPAEAAAATRELDLTPLDKKHTLRVNKFTDIERYGREGRIDETYQPPHIDEFTEKEHLRWFLKDPSGRGRDQFVMYKGESVGVYWNNEKDQPENIVERQHWTETFVQWSPLGTYLTSVHAQGVQLWGGPSWTRQARFAHPFVNLVAFSPGEKYIVTWSNRPISIPDEGHPALSIDDHGKNYVIWDIATATPLRSFANLEPPKVEEGKAPPKMQWPAFKWSADDKYVARLNPGQSISVYELPRMNLLDKTSIKIEGVVDFDWAPATPKRDGVKDYEQLFCYWTPEIGSNPAKVGLMSIPSKQVVRSLNLFSVSDAKLHWQSEAAYICVKVDRHSKSKKSQATTLEIFRVKEKGVPVEVVDTIKDTVINFAWEPKGDRFAIISTTEPVGVTAVPPKTAVSFFCPEKAKKGQQVGNFKHLRTLDKKNSNAIYWSPRGRFVVIATIANQQSSDLDFFDLDFEGEKPESDKDLTANLQAMNTADHYGVTDVEWDPSGRFVASWASAWKHSMENGYHIYDFKGEALREEPLEKFKQFSWRPRPATLLTKEEQKAVRKNLREYSRVFEQEDADRGASADLAVVEARRHMLEEWYNWRESVEAEILEEREALGLPKDPHAPLLEAYTKSLEGLTSEADRVIEEIVEEVLEESEEILA, encoded by the exons ATGGCGCCCTCTTTCGACCACCTCCGCGAGGCcgaccttgacgatgacgagttcaacgatgatgatattgatatctCCGATCTTCGAGAACGATTCGAGGTTTCGCTGGAGCAAGGCTATGACAGCTTCGTGGTTATCGATGGCCTGCCTCAAGTCACAGAGGAtcagaagcccaagcttgtcaagttcttgttgaagaagctcaacacaGTCGGCAAGACACGTGAGGACTTGATACATATGCCCATGGGTGACGATGGAAAGTCTTTCCG ATTCGCCTTTGTCGAATATTCCTCACccgctgaggctgctgccgctACTCGCGAGCTCGATCTCACCCCCCTCGACAAGAAGCACACTCTCCGCGTCAACAAGTTCACCGACATCGAGCGATATGGACGAGAAGGCCGTATCGACGAGACCTACCAACCCCCTCACATCGACGAGTTCACCGAGAAGGAGCATCTGCGATGGTTCCTCAAGGATCCCTCAGGCCGCGGCCGAGATCAGTTCGTTATGTACAAGGGCGAGAGCGTCGGCGTCTACTGGAACAACGAGAAGGATCAACCTGAGAACATTGTTGAGCGACAGCACTGGACTGAGACATTTGTCCAGTGGTCTCCTCTTGGCACATACCTCACCTCTGTCCATGCCCAGGGTGTCCAGCTTTGGGGCGGTCCTTCATGGACGCGACAGGCCCGATTCGCTCACCCCTTCGTGAACCTGGTCGCTTTCTCTCCTGGTGAGAAGTACATCGTCACCTGGTCCAACCGCCCTATCTCCATCCCCGACGAGGGCCACCCTGCCCTCTCGATCGATGACCATGGCAAGAACTACGTGATCTGGGACATCGCCACTGCTACTCCTCTGCGATCTTtcgccaacctcgagccCCCTAAGGTTGAGGAAGGCAAGGCCCCCCCTAAGATGCAGTGGCCTGCCTTCAAGTGGTCTGCTGATGACAAGTACGTTGCTCGTCTGAACCCCGGCCAGTCTATCTCCGTATACGAACTCCCCCGCATGAACCTTCTCGACAAGACctccatcaagatcgagggtgtTGTGGACTTCGACTGGGCTCCTGCTACCCCCAAGCGTGATGGTGTAAAGGACTACGAGCAGCTGTTCTGCTACTGGACTCCTGAAATTGGCAGCAATCCCGCCAAGGTCGGCTTAATGAGCATTCCCTCAAAACAGGTCGTTCGATCCCTGAACCTCTTTAGCGTTAGCGACGCTAAGCTTCATTGGCAATCCGAGGCTGCCTACATTTGCGTCAAGGTCGACAGACACTCCAAGTCGAAGAAGTCTCAAGCAACCACACTCGAGATTTTCcgtgtcaaggagaagggtgtCCCTGTCGAGGTCGTTGACACTATTAAGGATACCGTTATCAACTTTGCCTGGGAGCCCAAGGGTGACAGgtttgccatcatctccacAACCGAGCCCGTGGGCGTTACTGCTGTCCCTCCTAAGACTGCAGTTTCTTTCTTCTGCcctgagaaggccaagaagggccAACAAGTGGGTAACTTCAAGCACCTCCGAAcgcttgacaagaagaacagcaacgCCATCTACTGGTCACCCCGCGGTCGCTTCGTTGTTATTGCCACCATTGCCAACCAGCAGAGCTCCgatctcgacttcttcgaccTTGATTTCGAGGGTGAGAAGCCCGAGTCCGATAAGGACCTTACTGCCAACCTCCAGGCTATGAACACCGCCGACCACTACGGTGTCACAGATGTTGAGTGGGACCCTTCAGGTCGATTCGTTGCCTCATGGGCTTCCGCTTGGAAGCACTCG ATGGAAAACGGTTACCACATTTACGATTTCAAGGGTGAGGCTCTACGAGAAGAGCcccttgagaagttcaagcaGTTCTCATGGCGCCCTCGGCCCGCAACCCTgctcaccaaggaggagcagaaggcTGTGCGCAAGAACCTTCGAGAATACAGCCGCGTCTTTgagcaagaagatgctgaccGTGGTGCGTCCGCTGacttggctgttgttgaggctcGCCGACACATGCTCGAGGAGTGGTACAACTGGCGCGAGTCTGTCGAGGCCGAGATTTTGGAAGAGCGCGAAGCTCTTGGCCTACCAAAGGATCCTCATGCTCCTCTGCTAGAGGCTTACACAAAGTCTCTCGAGGGCTTAACATCGGAGGCGGATCGGGTGATTGAGGAGATTGTGGAGGAGGTTCTCGAGGAGAGTGAGGAGATCCTCGCATAG
- a CDS encoding T-complex protein 1 subunit beta: MSFQPTQIFEEGTTEEKGENARLSAFVGAIAVGDLVKSTLGPKGMDKILQSASTAEIMVTNDGATILKSIALDNAAAKVLVNISKVQDDEVGDGTTSVAVLAAELLREAEKLVDKKIHPQTIIEGYRIASQAALKALEGSAVDHSKNPEAFRQDLLAIARTTLSSKVLAQDRKQFAELAVDAVLRLKSSDLNHIQIIKKAGGKLSDSYLDEGFILDKKIGVNQPKRLEKAKILVANTSMDTDKVKIFGARVKVGSTSKLAELEKAEKEKMKAKVEKIKAHGINCFINRQLIYNWPEQLFTDAGIMSIEHADFDGIERLALVTGGEIASTFDHPDQVKLGHCDVIEEVIIGEDTLIKFSGVAGGEACTIVLRGATEQLLDEAERSLHDALAVLSQTVKEPRTTLGGGCAEMLMAKAVEGAATRVEGKRQLAVSSFAVALRQLPTILADNAGLDSGDLVARLRKALYDGLTTYGLDLMTPGGGITDMRDLGVIESYKLKKAVVSSASEAAELLLRVDDIIRAAPRRRERM; the protein is encoded by the exons ATG TCTTTCCAACCAACCCAAATTTTTGAGGAGGGCACTACggaggagaagggtgagaaTGCTCGTCTCTCTGCCTTTGTCGGTGCCATCGCCGTCGGTGATCTCGTAAAGAGCACCCTTGGCCCTAAGGGTATGGACAAGATTCTCCAGTCAGC CTCCACCGCCGAAATCATGGTTACCAACGACGGTGCCACAATCCTCAAGTCGATCGCCCTCGACAACGCTGCCGCGAAGGTTCTGGTCAACATTTCGAAGGTCCAAGATGACGAAGTCGGTGACGGTACCACCTCTGTTGCTGTTCTCGCTGCCGAGCTATTGAGAGAGGCGGAGAAGCTGgtcgacaagaagatccaCCCCCAGACTATCATCGAGGGCTACCGGATAGCCAGCCAGGCTGCGCTGAAGGCGTTGGAAGGATCAGCCGTTGATCACAGCAAGAACCCCGAGGCCTTCCGACAAGATCTACTTGCCATTGCCCGAACGACACTCAGCTCCAAGGTTCTGGCCCAGGACCGCAAACAGTTCGCCGAATTGGCCGTTGATGCCGTCCTCCGACTCAAGTCATCCGACCTCAACcacatccagatcatcaagaaggccgGAGGCAAACTCAGTGACTCCTACCTCGACGAAGGTTTCATTCTCGATAAGAAGATCGGTGTCAACCAGCCCAAGCGACtagagaaggccaagattcTGGTGGCCAACACCTCCATGGACAccgacaaggtcaagatctTTGGTGCTCGTGTCAAGGTTGGTTCAACAAGcaagcttgctgagcttgagaaggccgagaaggagaagatgaaggccaaggttgagaagattaAGGCACACGGCATCAACTGCTTCATCAACCGACAGCTTATTTACAACTGGCCCGAGCAGCTGTTTACTGATGCTGGCATTATGTCAATTGAGCATGCTGACTTTGACGGTATTGAGCGTCTTGCCCTGGTCACAGGCGGTGAGATTGCCTCGACCTTTGACCATCccgatcaagtcaagcttgGTCACTGCGACGTTATTGAGGAGGTTATCATTGGAGAAGATACCCTCATCAAGTTCTCTGGTGTGGCTGGTGGTGAAGCTTGCACAATTGTCCTCCGAGGTGCCACAGAACAGCTCCTCGATGAGGCCGAGCGAAGTCTGCACGATGCCCTTGCTGTTCTGTCACAGACTGTCAAGGAACCCCGAACCAcccttggtggtggttgtgctGAGATGCTTATGGCCAAGGCGGTTGAGGGCGCTGCTACCCGAGTTGAGGGTAAGCGACAACTGGCTGTCTCTAGCTTTGCCGTCGCTCTCCGACAGCTTCCTACTATTCTTGCCGACAACGCTGGTCTCGACTCTGGTGACCTTGTTGCCAGATTACGCAAGGCTCTCTACGATGGTCTTACCACTTACGGCCTGGATCTGATGACCCCTGGTGGTGGTATTACTGATATGCGAGATCTCGGTGTTATCGAGAGTtacaagttgaagaaggctgtGGTGTCTTCGGCCAGCGAAGCCGCAGAG cttcttcttcgagtgGACGATATCATCCGGGCAGCTCCTCGTCGACGAGAGCGTATGTAA
- a CDS encoding hypothetical protein (At least one base has a quality score < 10), whose protein sequence is MIRTLDIGSVLPSPDSPPGMTTSKSSKTSSFQSFDSDDGSVLADVGHFEEIGLDDDTVTLKSPSKVDVRPTLAKAPSSRTLAAGKTASKARPPFPTLETNVYTSNPRSTNLSALTEPLSATRPKTLTSPSSASLPFPRRRSPSPAYSLNPRDPRDPSFPQKPRRGSWQAGRDRKSFTDLERECDEDDGDDIPDGMFLDNVPLSPRPMQERTPSRPSSVSPSPNRSKERVRSVGNGTPAVAQAQGSLRSPTWKTDDNPRSPAKQRAHSWNAALAELNAEAKTLTEKLEEHANEMEEQQAKRPANQRPNTWNASRRSVDTFDKKQRVKSTPELPPLRKTNIMIDPLPVSKEKEAVLSRTRPSWLPPKDPAEERRHLKEYQKMMAASAKAEERREASRKAKIEGRDSTADNLMQIWERDVIPRWSDAIRERRTRELWWKGIAPRSRAQIWGRAIGNELGLSETSFKAALARAQEIEARVKDDKGDAEDARRARWFQDIRRDAAQKTWEDLRIFDVEGPLHQSLVDVLSAYAMYRSDIGYVRGCNTIAALLLLNLPDAASAFVALANVLNRPLPLTFYTGDPGAQASAFNLIMQTLSLKSAPLHAHLTKKIPTAELERSFSGILTAIFTQHLAIDEAARLWDVYVFEGDALLIRAAVALLLSREMTLLGAKTADEVKTILDGRNAKVSSARVAGEVGAEDKFMMSVREAGKA, encoded by the exons ATGATCCGTACTCTTGATATCGGCAGTGTTCTCCCCAGCCCCGACTCTCCGCCAGGGatgacaacctcaaagagCTCCAAGACTTCCTCTTTCCAATCTTTCGATAGTGACGATGGCAGCGTCTTGGCCGACGTTGGCCATTTTGAAGAAATTGGTCTCGACGACGATACCGTGACCCTCAAGAGCCCATCGAAGGTCGATGTTCGTCCCACTCTAGCCAAAGCCCCCTCGAGCCGGACCCTCGCAGCAGGCAAAACTGCCTCCAAAGCCCGACCGCCATTTCCAACCCTCGAGACCAACGTATACACCTCCAACCCCAGAAGCACCAATTTGAGCGCGTTGACCGAGCCTCTTTCTGCTACTCGACCAAAGACATTGACAAGCccatcctctgcatctcTTCCATTCCCTCGACGGCGAAGTCCAAGCCCAGCCTATTCGCTCAACCCGAGGGATCCGAGAGACCCAAGTTTCCCTCAAAAACCTCGTCGAGGCAGCTGGCAGGCCGGCCGCGATCGCAAGTCTTTCACCGACCTCGAGCGagaatgtgatgaagacgatggcgatgatatcCCAGATGGCATGTTTCTGGACAATGTGCCGCTCTCCCCCCGGCCCATGCAAGAGCGTACGCCCAGTCGACCATCCTCCGTTTCTCCGTCCCCCAATCGATCCAAAGAACGAGTGCGAAGTGTCGGCAATGGAACACCCGCAGTTgcgcaagctcaaggctctcTTCGATCACCAACTTGGAAGACCGATGACAACCCTCGCAGCCCGGCCAAGCAACGGGCACACAGCTGGAATGCTGCGTTGGCGGAATTGAAcgctgaagccaagacgTTGactgagaagctcgaggagcaCGCCAACGAAATGGAGGAACAGCAAGCCAAACGCCCTGCGAATCAACGCCCCAACACTTGGAACGCTAGTCGACGATCTGTCGATACctttgacaagaagcagcgTGTCAAATCAACTCCCGAACTGCCCCCTCTTCGCAAGACGAATATTATGATTGATCCTCTTCCCGTTtcgaaggagaaagaggctgTTCTCAGCCGGACACGACCTTCATGGCTACCACCCAAGGATCCCGCTGAGGAACGTCGACATCTGAAGGAATatcagaagatgatggcagcaagtgccaaggctgaggagcgaCGCGAAGCCTCAcgcaaggccaagatcgagggaCGAGACAGCACAGCTGACAACCTGATGCAAATTTGGGAGAGGGACGTGATCCCACGTTGGAGCGATGCTATTCGCGAGCGTAGGACAAGAGAACTATGGTGGAAGGGAATCGCACCCAGAAGCCGTGCCCAAATTTGGGGTCGAGCAATCGGTAATGAATTGGGACTGTCTGAAACGTCATTCAAAGCAGCACTGGCCAGAGCTCAAGAGATTGAAGCCAGAGTTAAGGACGATAAGGGCGACGCGGAGGATGCTAGGAGGGCAAGATGGTTCCAGGATATCCGTAGGGACGCGGCACAGAAGACTTGGGAGGATCTACGGATTTTTGACGTCGAGGGACCACTGCACCAaagccttgttgatgtgTTGAGTGCATATGCCATGTACAGAAGCGACATTGGTTATGTCCGTGGTTGCAAC ACAATCGCtgcattgctgctgctcaacTTACCCGATGCCGCGTCTGCATTCGTCGCACTCGCTAACGTTCTCAATCGCCCACTGCCTCTAACCTTTTACACTGGAGATCCGGGTGCACAAGCGTCCGcattcaacctcatcatgcAGACACTTTCTCTCAAGTCTGCCCCTCTCCACGCGCacctcaccaagaagatccctACTGCCGAATTAGAACGATCTTTTTCAGGAATTTTGACAGCCATTTTCACACAACACTTGGCGATAGATGAAGCAGCCCGTCTTTGGGACGTATATGTTTTTGAAGGAGACGCTCTCCTAATTCGAGCTGCTGTTGcacttcttctcagcagagAGATGACGCTCCTCGGCGCTAAGACCGCCGACGAAGTCAAGACCATTCTTGATGGAAGAAACGCCAAGGTCTCTTCGGCCAGAGTCGCCGGAGAGGTGGGTGCCGAGGACAAATTTATGATGTCAGTCCGTGAGGCAGGAAAAGCTTAA